A DNA window from Setaria viridis chromosome 2, Setaria_viridis_v4.0, whole genome shotgun sequence contains the following coding sequences:
- the LOC117845221 gene encoding uncharacterized protein At2g27730, mitochondrial isoform X1: MAARTAARFVQRRLLSSGGKVLGEEEKAAENVYIKKMEQDKLEKAARKGPSSGEQASSTTSSAASDVKAAGGPTESASTGASTDKNRNYAVLAGTVAALSGLGWYLLSKPKKSEEVVD; this comes from the exons atggcggccaggacggcggcgaggttcgtGCAGCGCAGGCTCCTGTCCTCCGGCGGCAAGGTCCtcggcgaggaggagaaggccgcCGAGAACGTCTACATCAAG AAAATGGAACAAGACAAGCTGGAGAAGGCCGCACGCAAG GGTCCCAGCTCAGGAGAGCAAGCTTCGTCAACCACAAGCTCTGCAGCAAGTGACGTGAAGGCCGCGGGCGGGCCAACAGAGTCAGCATCTACTGGTGCGTCCACCGACAAGAACAGGAACTACGCTGTCTTGGCAGGCACAGTTGCTGCCCTGAGTGGCCTGGGTTGGTATCTCTTGTCAAAGCCTAAGAAGTCGGAGGAGGTTGTGGACTGA
- the LOC117844135 gene encoding germin-like protein 9-1 — protein MALAFRPLVLLLAVVVIHQLPRSARAGDPDILTDYVLPPGADPAQINGSFFTYTRLVSGLAGDTAAKFTVSKATAAEFPALLGQSVSYAALVYGPGTVNPPHIHPRASELLVVVQGPLVVGLVDSARGGAVHTAALETGDVFVFPKGMVHFQLNNGTTAARAFSAFGSASPGTTSLPAALFETGIDDAVLEKSFHTDKATVEELKHDLREAPGPAPEPTPANSAAALAVGGSALLPRLAAALLCVGAAFSLVV, from the coding sequence ATGGCGCTCGCCTTCCGGCCGCTCGTGTTGCTCCTCGCCGTCGTGGTCATCCACCAGCTGCCTCGctccgcgcgcgccggcgacccCGACATCCTGACGGACTACGTGCTGCCGCCGGGCGCGGATCCGGCCCAGATCAACGGCTCCTTCTTCACCTACACCCGCCTCGTGAGCGGGCTCGCCGGCGACACCGCGGCCAAGTTCACCGTCTCCAAGGCCACGGCGGCCGAGTTCCCGGCGCTGCTGGGGCAGTCCGTCTCCTACGCCGCGCTCGTCTACGGCCCCGGCACCGTCAACCCGCCGCACATCCACCCCAGGGCTTCggagctgctggtggtggtgcagggCCCCCTGGTCGTCGGCCTCGTCGATTCCGCCCGGGGCGGCGCGGTGCACACGGCGGCGCTGGAGACCGGCGACGTGTTCGTGTTCCCCAAGGGCATGGTGCACTTCCAGCTCAACAACGGCACCACCGCGGCGCGCGCCTTCTCGGCCTTCGGGAGCGCCAGCCCCGGCACCAcctcgctgccggcggcgctcTTCGAGACCGGCATCGACGACGCCGTCCTGGAGAAGTCGTTCCACACCGACAAGGCCACCGTCGAGGAGCTCAAGCACGACCTGCGggaggcgccggggccggcgccCGAGCCCACCCCTGCcaactccgccgccgcgctcgcggtCGGAGGGAGCGCGCTGCTGCCGcgtctggcggcggcgctgctctgCGTCGGCGCCGCATTCTCGCTCGTCGTGTGA
- the LOC117846301 gene encoding small ribosomal subunit protein eS25w → MAPKKDKAPPPSSKPAKSGGGKQKKKKWSKGKQKEKVNNAVLFDQATYDKLLTEAPKFKQITPSILSERLRINGSLARRAIKDLMARGLIRMVAVHSSQQIYTRATNT, encoded by the exons atg GCCCCGAAGAAGGACaaggccccgccgccgtcgtccaagCCGGCCAAGTCCGGAGGCGgcaagcagaagaagaagaagtggagcaAGGGTAAGCAGAAGGAGAAGGTCAACAACGCGGTGCTCTTCGACCAGGCCACCTACGACAAGCTGCTCACCGAGGCGCCCAAGTTCAAGCAGATCACTCCATCCATCCTCTCCGAGCGCCTCAGG ATCAATGGATCCCTGGCTCGGAGGGCCATCAAGGACCTGATGGCAAGGGGGCTCATAAGGATGGTCGCCGTTCATTCCAGCCAGCAGATATACACCAGGGCAACAAACACATGA
- the LOC117846126 gene encoding germin-like protein 9-3 produces MAVINSLSSLVLVLVALSAPLAVVGGDPDILTDYIVPLSANPGNISGEFFTYTGLRAALAAQAPANFTVTKASMAEFPALNGQSVSFAVLSYPPGSVNPTHTHPRASELLLVVDGTLSVGFVDTAGKLFTQDLATGDMFVFPKGTVHWQYNQGGNSARALSAFGSAAAGTVSVPVTVFGTGIDDAVLARSFKTDVATVEKLKAALTPPKKP; encoded by the coding sequence ATGGCAGTGATCAACAGCTTGAGCTCCTTGGTGCTCGTGCTGGTCGCGCTCTCGGCGCCGCTGGCCGTCGTGGGCGGCGACCCTGACATCCTCACCGACTACATCGTGCCCCTGAGCGCGAACCCCGGGAACATCTCCGGCGAGTTCTTCACGTACACCGGCCTGCGCGCCGCGCtggcggcgcaggcgccggCGAACTTCACGGTGACCAAGGCCTCCATGGCGGAGTTCCCGGCGCTCAACGGGCAGAGCGTGTCCTTCGCCGTGCTCTCGTACCCGCCGGGCTCCGTCAACCCCACGCACACCCACCCGCGCGCCTCCGAGCTGCTGCTCGTCGTCGACGGCACGCTCTCCGTCGGCTTCGTCGACACCGCCGGCAAGCTCTTCACCCAGGACCTCGCCACCGGGGACATGTTCGTCTTCCCCAAGGGCACCGTGCACTGGCAGTACAACCAGGGGGGCAATTCCGCCAGGGCGCTCTCGGCGTTCGGGAGCGCAGCCGCGGGGACCGTGTCCGTGCCCGTCACCGTCTTCGGCACCGGCATCGACGACGCCGTCCTCGCCAGGTCCTTCAAGACCGACGTGGCCACGGTAGAGAAGCTCAAGGCCGCCCTCACCCCGCCCAAGAAGCCATGA
- the LOC117842290 gene encoding chlorophyllase-1, with the protein MATSVEIMNPSTEVLETAATSVFQPGKLAIEVIPVDHDTNPTPPIPILIASPKDAGTYPVAMLLHGFCLQNHFYKQVLKHIASFGFIMVAPQFHISILAKGDTEDIAAAAEVTDWLAKGLPSILPKGVEPNLSKLALAGHSRGGHTAFSLVLGHGKTNLKFSALIGLDPVAGTGKSSQISPKILTYEPSSFDIAMPVLVIGTGLGEEKKNILFPPCAPKDVNHREFYHECRPPCYYFVTKDYGHLDMLDDDAPKFMTCMCKDGKNCKDLMRRTVAGIMVAFLKAVLNEEDGDLRVIMKDPKLTPTTVDPVEHRLA; encoded by the exons ATGGCAACATCAGTAGAGATCATGAACCCCAGCACTGAGGTTCTTGAGACTGCAGCCACCTCAGTGTTCCAGCCAGGGAAGCTTGCGATCGAGGTGATTCCTGTGGATCATGACACAAATCCGACACCACCAATTCCGATCTTGATTGCCTCTCCCAAGGATGCAGGAACATACCCGGTCGCCATGCTCCTGCATGGTTTCTGCCTCCAGAACCATTTCTATAAACAAGTTCTCAAACATATTGCCTCTTTTGGCTTCATCATGGTTGCACCCCAG TTCCATATCAGCATATTGGCCAAAGGTGACACCGAGGACATAGCCGCAGCAGCTGAAGTGACAGATTGGCTCGCTAAGGGGCTACCATCCATCCTGCCCAAAGGCGTCGAGCCGAACCTTTCCAAGCTCGCTTTGGCCGGCCACAGCCGAGGTGGCCACACAGCGTTCTCTCTTGTCCTGGGGCATGGCAAGACCAATCTCAAGTTCTCTGCTCTCATTGGTCTTGATCCTGTTGCTGGCACAGGCAAGTCTTCGCAAATCTCACCCAAGATCCTCACCTACGAGCCCTCCTCTTTTGACATAGCGATGCCCGTCTTGGTCATCGGCACTGGGCtgggagaggagaagaagaacatACTATTTCCTCCCTGCGCTCCCAAGGATGTTAACCACAGGGAGTTCTACCACGAGTGCAGGCCACCTTGCTACTACTTTGTGACCAAGGACTATGGACATCTCGACATGCTAGATGACGATGCTCCAAAGTTCATGACCTGCATGTGCAAAGACGGCAAAAACTGCAAGGACCTGATGAGGAGGACCGTTGCTGGCATCATGGTAGCGTTCTTGAAGGCTGTGCTTAATGAAGAAGATGGTGATCTTAGAGTCATAATGAAGGACCCTAAGCTCACACCAACCACAGTCGACCCTGTTGAGCACCGTCTGGCATGA
- the LOC140221986 gene encoding uncharacterized protein translates to MNISLRDRIRKRREEEDDDMMMFLFPALYLMGSAREEGVKKKRHTSEETGEVKVHQLLEGHIKNCQVTFRMKPHIFKELVTYLRRKRLIVDTRITVEEKLDFFLYMLSRNASYEDLAMTFGHSNDTYHHHINHFFKKVIPTLSRRFLQSPNPNQLHPKIQDNPRLYPFFKNCLGAIDGTHIPVSISPEKHSPFRNRKGTLSINVMVACDFDLNITFISSE, encoded by the coding sequence ATGAATATCTCATTGAGAGATCGTATtagaaagaggagggaggaagaagatgatgacatgatGATGTTTCTATTCCCTGCCTTATATCTGATGGGTTCTGCTAGAGAAGAGGGAGTAAAGAAGAAACGTCATACATCAGAAGAAACAGGAGAGGTTAAGGTTCATCAACTCCTTGAGGGACATATCAAGAACTGTCAAGTTACATTTAGGATGAAACCCCACATCTTCAAAGAGTTGGTGACTTATCTTAGAAGGAAAAGGCTCATTGTTGATACAAGGATTACGGTGGAGGAGAAGTTGGATTTCTTCCTATACATGTTAAGTCGTAACGCCTCATATGAGGATCTTGCAATGACCTTTGGGCACAGCAACGACACCTACCATCATCACATCAATCACTTCTTCAAGAAGGTCATTCCCACACTTTCTCGTCGTTTCCTCCAGTCCCCCAATCCTAATCAATTGCATCCGAAAATCCAAGATAATCCTAGATTATATCCATTCTTCAAGAATTGTCTTGGTGCCATTGATGGAACTCATATCCCCGTTTCCATATCCCCTGAGAAGCATTCTCCTTTTAGGAATAGGAAGGGCACACTCAGCATTAATGTGATGGTGGCATGTGATTTCGATCTCAACATCACTTTTATTTCTAGTGAATAG
- the LOC117845221 gene encoding uncharacterized protein At2g27730, mitochondrial isoform X2: MRSLCVSRVLLVTSARSGTWKMEQDKLEKAARKGPSSGEQASSTTSSAASDVKAAGGPTESASTGASTDKNRNYAVLAGTVAALSGLGWYLLSKPKKSEEVVD, from the exons ATGCGGTCTCTGTGCGTGAGCCGCGTGCTTCTGGTGACCTCCGCGCGTTCCGGGACTTGG AAAATGGAACAAGACAAGCTGGAGAAGGCCGCACGCAAG GGTCCCAGCTCAGGAGAGCAAGCTTCGTCAACCACAAGCTCTGCAGCAAGTGACGTGAAGGCCGCGGGCGGGCCAACAGAGTCAGCATCTACTGGTGCGTCCACCGACAAGAACAGGAACTACGCTGTCTTGGCAGGCACAGTTGCTGCCCTGAGTGGCCTGGGTTGGTATCTCTTGTCAAAGCCTAAGAAGTCGGAGGAGGTTGTGGACTGA